acattttcttctttcaatatTTTACACTCATTTTCTGCTGTATCAATTCTTCTCTCTGCTTCAGAATTCTTTTCCTTCAACGTATGGATTGTATCTTCCATTTCATGGATCTCGGATTCTAGCTCCTGACTTTTCTTTGTATAATTGGACAGCTGCAACTTAGAGTCCTCCAACCGTTTTTCAAGAGTTTTAACCTTGTCCCCGAGCTCTTTAGAACTGCTTTCAGACTTCCCTAGTAAGTTCTCTTTTGCTTTTAAATGTTCCTCCATTTCTTGAAGTTTAGATTGTAAGCAGCTTTCTCTCTGAACAGTACCGTTCAGATTAAAATGTGCCATCTGGAGTCGATCAAGTAGTGCTTTTGAAATTCCTAAGAGGACTTCGGCAGCATTCTCTCCCTCAAACAACCTTTGCCAAgcatcttcaatttcttcctccatGCAGAAAGCTTCTTGCTGCAACCTGACTTCTAATTCCTCTTCAACCTGTCTAGATTCAGTAAGCTTCTTCTCAAGATCTAACTCTCGGGCCAAAGACTTCTCCAGCATCCGCAGAATGTGTCTCTGCTGTTCAACAGTCTGCATTTTTATCTTTGTCTTTGGAGTTAAAAGAGCATCACTGTTGAAGTAGTCCGCTGCCTCTCCATCTTGCCCTGTCAAGCATCAAGTATGATTAGAAAAAGTATGATTGATGATGTCCCACAAATTACTTGTTATTAAGCCAAGCACGTAATAGCAACAAAATGCCTTGTGCAGAGAGCAGCAATCAATATTTCCTGGTCCAGACATGCAGGGCAAAAAGAAATAAAATCATTAAATATTTGCAGATATTCTTCTTTTCTCCTCTCTTCCTATTTCTATATATTAATTATATCCTAAGGGGTGGTCAGCTTGGGAGAAGGTTGCTGGGATAAGTAAAATTGCAAAGAGAATAAAACACTAAATACTGCTCAACACGAAATTAACAGGCATCCACTTATcgagaataataataataatactccctccggatcaaaaagagtgtccacttagccatttgcacaccccttaagaaaatactaactcctagagaAAAATAGGTGATTTGATAAAACTGCCCCTAATCTAATAagtattgggatttgatcacatagcacTTCATAGGGGCAAATCtagaaaaataaggttaattctttcttgatttgataagtggacccTCTTTTTGACCCAaggaaaaaaaaggctaagtggagattctttttgacccaagaaaaaaagactaagtggacactctttttgatccggaggaagtaataataataataataacaataataataataataataataataataataataataataataataataataataatgataatgatgatgatgaagaaaatAAACTCACAATTTTGATCCCCCTGGGAGGTTAGGATAATCCCATGGAAGTTGGTACATTGCATCTTTAATTCTAAAAGGTTGTCCTGCGACTGCTTGAGGGATTTTTCACTGTCATGTAACTTCTCTTCTATTAAAATGAAAGCCTCATCATCCACATGCCCATGTGAAGATATGACCTTCCGCACATTCTCAATCTCCACTGCAACAGTGGATAATAAACCGCCTAGCTCCCTCACCTCCGAATCTAGGACCCCAGATAAGAGGTCAAACTCAATTGCCTTCTCAACAATGTCATTTGAAGTGTGCTCCTTCTCGGAGGCAAAAGCCTCAAAGTCACTTTCTCTTGTTTCCACATGCATCACAAGTTGATCTAAATTAACTAGTTTCTCAGAGAAACATGCTAAGTCTAGTTCAAGCCTTGTTAAAATCTCCCCGACACTTTGTATTTCTTGCGTGACATTACCACTGGATGACAAAACTTCTAGAGAGTCGATAGTATTTGATTCTGCCTCCACTTCATTGGCGTTAACTCCTTCAATGGAAGCAGACGCATTATTCTCTGTGTCAGCATCCATTAGTCAAACCCGATTTTTGAACCTGAAAGATGAACCAATACCAATATTTTTAGAAGCAAAAATGGGAGAAGGTGAAACATAGAGGTAAAAAGCAATAAGAGAATCGCACAGTTTATTGAGTATAAAAAGTACCAAAAAAAGATGGTTTTAGTACATACAATAGTCAAATCACAATTGAAATTACTGATATCAGCATTCAATATACAGTAATGGCAATAATAATCCAATTCCTCAGAAACATCGTTGAGATATAATTCAACAAACCCATCGAAAGATAACTCCAATCATTAATTAAATTTTCATTTTCAATTAACCAACCATAAAATAAATTAATTTGCAGCACTCAATTTCATATTTGGAATTGTACTACACCTAGGGGAGATATGCAAAAGAGAAGCCCAGATTTAAAAGAGCAAAAGAACTTGCATACTAGAAGAAATGGAGTCATTTATTTGAAGAAAATGATGAAGAAAGAACAGAAACCAAAGAAGTACAAAAGCATAAGTAGTAGATGGATAGGCGTTACTTACAACCAAAAAAATAGATGGATAGGCATTACAAACTcgagagaagaagaagaacacaATGACAAAGAGAACGTTGAAGAGTACACGGTGATGACCCCTACTATTCAAATAGAACACTGTCATGTTTCCTCTCTTTTTTTATCTCTTCTATTTTCTCATGTGTTAAAGTAAGATTCAAAGAGTCGACCACTTCCCGTCGGGATCTCTAGTCTCAACTCCTCAGAAGTGCATAGAGCGATAACACCTCGTTCGCATTGGTTCATGGCTTTAAGGGACAAGTCATGGCACTTAATAACACTAACGAATACCCGATTAATAGATCTCTCTGGTAAACATGTCCTCTTAAACACCAGAAGAACCAAAAGAAGCCAGAAGGTTAAAGGATGTGAGAGTACACATACTCCCACTGCAGTTAAAGCTTAGAAGTGATCGTTCACATATACTGACAATTCCATGGGGGTGTACTGCTTTTGAAATCAGCTCCCATAAGTGCACCTAATTAAGATGTTGATTGGGTATGGAAGTACAAAGACAATTCCCGATGTGTAAAAGCTGTATAACGAGTCTCAGCTATGCAGCTGCCAGCTAGTATACATTAACAGTTAACACCAGTGCGTGACTTTAATAACTATCTAAGGGAAAGGGACAAGAAGATATGGTACGACAACATATGTAAGAAACCTTCAGAAAAATTTACTCGTACAGCGAACACCTTGAACCATCAATCAACAATTGTATGAGGAGAAAAACATACGCATAGGAGAGCCATAAGAATAAATCGATTTAGCACAGAGATAAGAGTGTGAGATGGAGCTTCCATGGCAGAAAACAAATAAACAGTAAGCTTTAAGGTATCCCAGTATGGTAATAAATATAGCTAAAGGCAATGTCAGAGACTCTGAAATAAGAATGCTAAAAGAACACATTTTCGCTTATGATTGATCGAAAAGAGAGAATATACATGTTTTGGATAAAAGACCTCTAAGAGCTTTTCTACGTAGGTTCTAAAATGAAAGCTATTCCCTCAATTTTGGAGGAACCTTGAAACGTTCTAGTCACGCATTTTAGTAGGCGTACTTTATCATATAACCAAGCTACAGATAGTGAAGACAGAGCGTCAAAATCTTCAAAGATACTTGAAATGCATTCAGCAGAGACCTAGAATGAAATACTGGCTTTAACATTTTCATAACTCTAAAAAAATCAGCaaaattataaatataatgtGCTTGTAATAATCCTTCCACTTTGCCGCCTCCAAACCGTTCCTAATTTATCTCTTTCATTTTAACAGTTCATTAtttttacggaaaagggtcaaaattacccctgaactttgaaaaatagttcatgtatacccttcgttatactttagggccaattatacccttacagttatactatggggtcaattatacccttatgactaacggctgccacgtggcatcatcccaacccttcaaaattattttaccctcaaataattttttacccactaaaataactcaacccgacccgattttttttttcgagcaaaaataatacggatattttttccaggaaaaaaaataaaaataatttcgtattatttttgctggaaaaaaaattgttgagttattttagtgggtaaaaaattatttgagggtaaaataattttgaagggttgggatgatgccacgtggcagccgttagtcataagggtataattgaccccatagtataactgtaagggtataattggccctaaagtataacgaagagtataaatgaactatttttcaaagttcaggggtaattttgacccttttccgttatttttaccctagatttgttgttgttgtttgtagtTCATTACAGTTTCAACCAAATCAAAATACAAGTTTTATGTTCTtcctcttcctttttcttttgtttggcATGGAAAAAGATTTTTCCCAATAAATGTCTTCCTTgacgaaaaaaaaaatcattctttGTATCACCTTGAATTGTTGAAAATGTGTTTGAAGATATTTTCCACCAAAAGAGAAATGACAAGAAGTCATTTTCCTTAACAAATATCTCAAATCATACTCCATATTACTTTCTTTATCAACATTTGATACTCAAAATTAACACCAACACACTATATTACTTTTAAACCCAACTAAACAGTGGAAAATGGAGATTTCTCATCCAATACAGCACTATTATTCTATTAACACACCCAACtacaataattaattaaaataaactaaaaggaaACCTTAAATTATTccagaaaaaataaatatttccACTCAATTCATTTTTCACATCATCTGACAAACCCCTGATCCAAATTACAAAATTTAACTCAAAAAGACTTCAAAGATAGAACTTTTCAACACCCATCTCAATAATTCATAAATTAAATCAAACCCAACGAAAAATGATAAATTTTAacaataaaggaaaaaaaaaatactctacaggatcaagaaaaaaaattactttataggatcaagaaaacaaaaacaaatttgCCTACTTATTCAAGAAGTATACGTGCATCAACTAAGGAATAAATACGAAATGATATTATTAAGCAAAGTTTATAGAAGCGTACCTTCTTGAAAATTCGCGGGTTAGTGTGAAAATTGATTTACTCTTTTTAGTTCATGTGAGTTTTTATTTTTAGCAGTTATGTATACTGCAGTCTAATCTTCATCTAGTATACACGTGATGGTCACGTGGTTACTTTCTCGTGGCCACGTGTTCTTTTGTCAGCTTTAGTTGAAAGGTTTAAACGGGGCTGGTAGAAAAGGaaaagggcaatttgcacgattggcgTTATTCGGGGGTgctcttaaattttgtgtctcTTTCGGGTTCAAATTCAACGTtcaatcaaaaattaaaaaaatcgcaagatagaATTTAGTTTTGTAAGGCAAAGTTTTGCCTACCTTCAAGTAGAGTTTCAAATATTGTCTTAAGTAgagttttgccttaaggcataagacaaaattctaccttaagatAAAGGTTTGCATTAaggcataaaaaaaaatattagctcAGTTGGAATTctgcaaaactctgtcttaagaCTTAACTTTTGCTCAAATAGgtctaattttgctacgaaactctacattgcgatttttttttattgagtcgGAGTTCGAACCCTAAATATCATGTTATTAGGCAaacgacaaaaattaaagaccatcaatttgagggacaaaattataaagaccaatgcctttgaaggCCAATCCGCACAAAAACATGAAAGGaaaatgggcaatttgcaggattttccttcgctggggtggtctttaatttatgcccctcaaattggtggtctttaacttttgtcctttaCTAAAAATTCTTTGGTTTTGGATTCGAACCCTCGttcagtcaatttttttttttaaaattgcaagatagagtttggattcgcaaggcaaatttttgccttcaaaactctgtcttaaggcagaatttggaccttaaggcagaatttgaatgggcggcaaaactctgccttaaggcagaatttgcatggccaaaattttgcaaaaattctgccttgcgaattttattttttttccttactGAGTTGGGGTCCAACCCGCAACCTCGGAGTATTAggtgaagggcaaaacttaaagaccaccaatttgaaggacaaaacttaaagaccaccccaaatgaaggctaatccgaaaaaaaaaaaaaaaaatgaaggaaaatgcTATGTGGATTGATATGTTGGCCCATTAAGTGCCTCGTCTGCTATTGAGCCCTTTTGTATTTTGTTGAGGAGAATGGACAATTTGCACAATTGTTCTTATTCAGGGATGGTTCACAATTGTTCTTATTCAGGGATGGTTGCAAGCAAACTTTTGCCTAGGCAAAATTTCTGAGAAgctttgccttgcgaaattattatttttttactaaGCGGGGGGTTCGAATCCAAAATTTAGGTGTATTTTCGATCGCTTTTTTAAACGAAggccaaaaaattaaagaccggcaattagggacaaaaattaaagaccggcagcgtctttgaagggaaatccgataaaaaaaaaaaaaaaaggaggagaatGATTATGTGGAGTCATTTGATTCCTGGAATAAGGATAATAATCTCAGGATAAGATGGAGAATTATTTTATCCTGTATTTTGTAAAGAGAATTAATTAGTCCGAAACTAAAATGATGATACTATTATCCTGTATAAAAGGTGGGATAAATTAATCTCATGGGACTAACGTCCAAATCTACTCATTAAAAAGAAAGTTTATACGGTCacatgcaatataatttacccaactatgaggcGGGGTCGAATCACACAGAGAATAATATAAAGAtgattaagaaagtaaagaattaAGCCAAACGCACTTCAATATTTGAATTTTAGTTTAagaactaacaaagataaaactaattagaaagcgggtaaaatgatcaatggtcaCAAGCATGAATACAAGGGACTCTCAAGTGACGATTCAATGTATTTTAAGAATTTATAACTAAGAGCGCGTCTATGTTAAAAGATAATAATTTTCTAAAACTCTATTGAAAGTCTTTcaatcaaatcaatgaatttcactctaagcttttccaagccttagagtgtgatattaggcacaatcaatttaatatcaagttaactatcctattcctagctcatgTTATTAGATAAGGTTTAAAGCCTCAaatccttgttaattaatctttccaacctcaattttcctcttccgagctcaaatcgaagtaaataggtgagtcctagggttagctaatcccgtaagaaacaataaagaacaagattaattgaAGAAACAAAGACCTACttaattagaaataaaaatccttcaatacataagcataacaagattTTTAATCCAAAACTTGGACAATGAatatttcataaacaagattcaagtagtGGAATGGATTACTACATATTTAATACATAACATGAAATTGAAGAAAGTGTTAAAAATTTGCTCATTAAAGTGTTCCAATCTTCTTTTCTAAAGTGTTGATGATGAAACCCTAACTCTCCAAGTTTGAAAATGGCCAAAGACGAGAATAATGTCTCCCTAAGTCATGCTCTTATAGCTCCCAATTTTTCACATCCAAATATGACCAAAACAACCCCAAAATTTCAGATTTGCAGATCTGGCCGTTTTTGTATTTTTAGCTacttttctcattttcttcaatttgacttcttttatttttatttggttTCTTTcttgatcacttctaaatcatataaaTCTATAAAATGGAAGTACACGATATTAAAttcactattttctcaatcaaacaagtcaaaagtctaagattaaagaagaattAAGTTgaaaaaataccaacttatcatatatTCTTATTTATCTCATCTtgcgtaccaaacgaccccttagagcAATGAAGTGTAATACTTAAAGCCCCTTTGGATTAGCTGAATAAACGGAAAAGTACATAATTACCTACAAAATCAAACTAATTATCCTTGCCTATCCATTTACTTTTCTACGCATTGCAGTTTTTGTGGATAATTGCAGCTTTATTCTCCTTCTCTTTTTATTTATctacttcttttctttctttctccatttcttttttctcgctttttttcttttcttatcctTTTTTATTCATTTATGTTTTCCCAAATCACATTATTCTTTTAAAATATGATCTGATTCCATACTCATTTTTGGCTATTTCTTTTGGATCTATTTGtactttctcttttcttttcccaTTTCTTtagttctttttccttttctaatttcaatttactttttttccttttatttttttcttgagaAAATTGTCAAATGCCCCCTCAACATTTGAACagtttaattatgacgcaccaaATCTTTATGGGCGACCTATTACCTCCCGGACAATTTTAAAGTGAATTAATTTCACCTTAGATGGTGAGGTGGCACAGAGAGTGTAGTTCACTCTCTTATCTTTGAGAGATGAGAGAGTGAgaagcaaataaaaatattacttattattttcctttttttctttatgttttatccctttcttcttctttgttaccCACACTTCCCCTCACAGGAAGTATGCAATTTtcggcgatttttttttttttttttggtctttcgTCCCCTTCGAGTTTCACAACTTCCAAACTAATTTTCATTAATCACAAATAATATTTTAGAAAAAACAAGATGAGGAAATGAAATATCAAGAGACCCAATTAGTAATTTCGTTCCATTACAAACTAATTCAAAACCCAAATCAAGAAAAACTGAAAGAAGAGGTGATTTTTGAGCATTGGCCATGCTCTATAGTCCAAAAAACCAACTTCGATCTTTGATCTTTCAAAACCCAATTTTGAAAACGCAAATTTCAAAACTGAATGGATACCCAATTTTCATTCCACTATAAATTAATTCAAACCCCAATTTTACTATCTCAACTTCGATCTTTCAATTTTCCCTTCGAATTGATTTTTTGGACTACAGAGCATGGCAAAATTGAAAGATCGACGAAGTTGGAACAGTCGGAAGAGATCATTTTGAAGATAAAGGGAAATAAAAAATCAAAGGTTGTTTAGTGCTcaagataaaaagaaaaattaatttctttgGTCAAGTCTTTTAATGGTGATTTTTGGTGTGGTGGATGGTGGAAGAAGATAGAttaggaaaagaaacaaaaagaagatgaaaaaaaaattaaaaatatttaattgGTAAAATACACGTGTAAGGCGCCTGTATTTCACTACTCAAATAAAGATTTGGTGGTAGCGTTTCAAGGGGGTAATAATTCCGTTTAAAAAATAGtcaggttgggtgcgtcataattaatccaaCTAAATGTTGAGAGGCATTTGactattttctctttttttcttcgTAATCTAatttcattattattttttattattataattcgtCCATCCTTTTATTATAACTTATATTATACATATGTTATATTtctatttctcattttctttttctctaaatCAGTTATCAAAATAACCTATACATTATATTTGTTTTTTTCCCTTCCATTTATATTTCCTGcttttcaaattttattttttgcaaatcattttttctattttttcataaTATAACTCTAAACACCTtttttgctcctttttttttttaatctatatcAATAAAAAAAAGATAGCTGTTAtagtacacttttttttttatcaattatCAGAAAATAACTTATTCTAGCATATGGTATACCGAATCAGTAGTACTTGAAGTATACTATGATACtcacattttatatatatatatcaggatatatataaaaaaaaaaacactccttAGTCCTTAGTAATGGCAGGAAAGGGCTGGGCGAGCCAGGATAAACTCTTAATGGAGTGGGACAAGGAAAATTTAAATAGGGCACGGCACGGCAGGGcaaacattattttttttaaaatttaatggGTTAGGACAGGTAGGACAAGACTTTGGTTAAGAAATGAGTCGGGTAAAAAACAAGAAACCCGAGTATTATTAGTACTATTTCTCTAATCCTCACTTGATTTAATGTTTTGAAGCTCCAATGCAACGCGACTCTGCAAATTATCAACTCTTCACTTGTGCTCCCATTAAATCCTTCCTCTTCTTGCTAAAACTTGCCTCCAACATCTGAAAATGCACTCT
Above is a genomic segment from Lycium barbarum isolate Lr01 chromosome 12, ASM1917538v2, whole genome shotgun sequence containing:
- the LOC132625186 gene encoding WPP domain-interacting tail-anchored protein 1-like isoform X2 — encoded protein: MDADTENNASASIEGVNANEVEAESNTIDSLEVLSSSGNVTQEIQSVGEILTRLELDLACFSEKLVNLDQLVMHVETRESDFEAFASEKEHTSNDIVEKAIEFDLLSGVLDSEVRELGGLLSTVAVEIENVRKVISSHGHVDDEAFILIEEKLHDSEKSLKQSQDNLLELKMQCTNFHGIILTSQGDQNWQDGEAADYFNSDALLTPKTKIKMQTVEQQRHILRMLEKSLARELDLEKKLTESRQVEEELEVRLQQEAFCMEEEIEDAWQRLFEGENAAEVLLGISKALLDRLQMAHFNLNGTVQRESCLQSKLQEMEEHLKAKENLLGKSESSSKELGDKVKTLEKRLEDSKLQLSNYTKKSQELESEIHEMEDTIHTLKEKNSEAERRIDTAENECKILKEENVELDKELNLLKSSSSERINLLEKQLRDSELRLQHAVASAEASQEKQIMLNSTIKDMEDLIEDLKLKVSKAESLMEGAEEKCIILSESNSDLNEELTFVRGRLVCLEASLRQAEETKKATARDINFRSKLITDLILQLALERERLEKQIALLIMENKAQKKLFQQNDEVPSLSPQSDGKDTRESVLAKAEFSAVTSPNECKEEKSKFTSITKEENGSGDFLMSESKEETTDSSTRLDASRNIDARQLDLKILSALQISFW
- the LOC132625186 gene encoding WPP domain-interacting tail-anchored protein 1-like isoform X1, with protein sequence MDADTENNASASIEGVNANEVEAESNTIDSLEVLSSSGNVTQEIQSVGEILTRLELDLACFSEKLVNLDQLVMHVETRESDFEAFASEKEHTSNDIVEKAIEFDLLSGVLDSEVRELGGLLSTVAVEIENVRKVISSHGHVDDEAFILIEEKLHDSEKSLKQSQDNLLELKMQCTNFHGIILTSQGDQNWQDGEAADYFNSDALLTPKTKIKMQTVEQQRHILRMLEKSLARELDLEKKLTESRQVEEELEVRLQQEAFCMEEEIEDAWQRLFEGENAAEVLLGISKALLDRLQMAHFNLNGTVQRESCLQSKLQEMEEHLKAKENLLGKSESSSKELGDKVKTLEKRLEDSKLQLSNYTKKSQELESEIHEMEDTIHTLKEKNSEAERRIDTAENECKILKEENVELDKELNLLKSSSSERINLLEKQLRDSELRLQHAVASAEASQEKQIMLNSTIKDMEDLIEDLKLKVSKAESLMEGAEEKCIILSESNSDLNEELTFVRGRLVCLEASLRQAEETKKATARDINFRSKLITDLILQLALERERLEKQIALLIMENKAQKKLFQQNDEVPSLSPQSDGKDTRESVLAKAEFSAVTSPNECKEEKSKFTSITKEENGSGDFLMSESKEETTDSSTRLDASRNIDARQLDLKVVLISVFLFLIAVLASVLLQYHWSQRFGE